Proteins co-encoded in one Erinaceus europaeus chromosome 2, mEriEur2.1, whole genome shotgun sequence genomic window:
- the LOC107522194 gene encoding cytochrome c oxidase subunit NDUFA4-like has translation MLHQILSQAKKHPSWISLFVFTGARGTGAALYVMHLALFHPDVSWDRKNNPEPWNKLSSNDQYKLYSVNADYSQLKKEGSDF, from the coding sequence ATGCTCCATCAAATCCTCTCTCAGGCCAAGAAGCATCCTAGCTggatctccctctttgtctttacTGGAGCTAGAGGTACTGGAGCAGCACTGTACGTCATGCACCTGGCATTGTTCCATCCAGATGTCAGTTGGGACAGAAAGAATAACCCAGAACCCTGGAACAAACTGAGTTCCAATGATCAATACAAGCTCTACTCAGTGAATGCAGACTACAGCCAACTGAAGAAAGAAGGTTCAGACTTCTAA